Proteins encoded within one genomic window of Schaalia sp. HMT-172:
- a CDS encoding TetR/AcrR family transcriptional regulator — MTRHTNPDGLRETILRISRNLLNEGGPSSLSMREVARRAGCTHQAPYHYFQGREAILVALVEEGYRDLERALREARETSEGRAPQDVTRAAGHAYLACALTNPGVFRIMFRSDMYDAGAHSGLRAASLAARTQLRSLAALAYGTDDPRAEVTLWAYVHGLATLVLDGPPALGAAEEAQRFAHDVIEAPYFIGGV; from the coding sequence ATGACGCGCCATACGAACCCCGATGGCCTGCGCGAGACGATCCTTCGCATCAGCCGCAACCTGCTCAACGAGGGCGGGCCATCATCCCTGTCCATGCGCGAGGTCGCACGACGCGCGGGCTGCACCCACCAAGCCCCGTACCACTACTTCCAGGGGCGCGAGGCCATCCTCGTCGCCCTCGTCGAGGAGGGATACCGAGACCTCGAACGGGCGCTGCGTGAGGCGAGGGAGACGAGCGAGGGACGTGCGCCGCAGGACGTGACGCGCGCCGCGGGACACGCCTACCTCGCCTGCGCGCTGACGAACCCCGGTGTCTTCCGGATCATGTTCCGATCAGACATGTACGACGCGGGCGCTCACTCGGGCCTGCGTGCGGCCAGCCTGGCTGCGCGCACCCAGCTACGCTCGCTAGCCGCGCTTGCGTACGGCACTGACGACCCGCGCGCGGAGGTCACCCTGTGGGCCTACGTGCACGGCCTCGCCACCCTCGTCCTCGATGGGCCTCCGGCACTCGGCGCCGCGGAAGAGGCGCAGCGCTTTGCCCACGACGTCATCGAGGCACCATACTTCATCGGTGGGGTGTGA
- a CDS encoding DUF3027 domain-containing protein, whose product MPKTGARVRAVKKDAVLEAAQDVARAGAEAVAHPRPVGEHVGFEMVSERLGTHYFASTDAGYVGWCWSVTVARVPRGRVATVCEVDMTPREGALLAPEWVPWEARLRPSDISREDTLPYVADDERLEQGFEDTSEDLDLPVVRELGLGRPRVLSEEGRSQAAKRWYESERGPKSGRRPRNTCSTCGFLMKMGGGMRTMFGVCANEWATDDGAVVSLDHTCGSHSETDVPKNGTAWPVRPSRVNEGALDAEPMPRASEQAGDEAVARQAQEATPSGDVTEEAERPEVG is encoded by the coding sequence ATGCCTAAGACTGGTGCCCGCGTTCGGGCAGTGAAGAAAGACGCCGTCCTGGAGGCCGCGCAAGACGTGGCCCGCGCGGGCGCCGAGGCCGTGGCGCACCCGCGTCCCGTCGGCGAGCACGTGGGCTTCGAGATGGTGTCGGAGCGCCTGGGAACCCACTACTTCGCGTCGACTGACGCCGGGTACGTGGGCTGGTGCTGGTCGGTGACGGTCGCCCGAGTGCCGCGCGGCCGCGTCGCCACCGTGTGCGAGGTCGACATGACGCCGCGCGAGGGGGCACTCCTCGCGCCCGAGTGGGTGCCGTGGGAGGCTCGCCTGCGCCCCTCCGATATTTCCCGCGAGGACACGCTGCCCTACGTGGCGGACGACGAGCGCCTGGAGCAGGGCTTCGAAGACACCAGCGAGGACCTCGACCTGCCGGTCGTGCGCGAGCTCGGCTTGGGCCGACCCCGCGTCCTGTCCGAGGAGGGTCGCAGCCAGGCTGCGAAGCGCTGGTATGAGTCGGAGCGCGGCCCCAAGTCGGGCCGTCGTCCGCGCAACACGTGCTCGACCTGCGGTTTTCTCATGAAAATGGGCGGCGGCATGCGCACGATGTTCGGCGTGTGCGCCAACGAATGGGCGACCGACGACGGCGCCGTCGTCTCCCTGGACCACACCTGCGGGTCTCACTCGGAGACGGACGTTCCGAAGAACGGCACCGCGTGGCCCGTGCGGCCCTCGCGCGTCAACGAGGGCGCGCTCGACGCCGAGCCGATGCCGCGCGCGTCAGAGCAGGCGGGCGACGAGGCCGTGGCACGGCAGGCGCAGGAGGCGACGCCCTCGGGGGACGTGACTGAGGAAGCGGAGCGGCCCGAGGTCGGCTGA
- a CDS encoding TPM domain-containing protein: MPRIRRLGIAAVMTAAIALGGAPAFATKAVGGAESVVASASTLPHAGFWPDAHRVAAQSSSPSRSSSPSPSRSSSSGSTEHGRGFLWMVAAACIGLISLAIKGTKDSQESESADPEPAPTTDDTARRARLKAREERLRAAEEAHRRVQGANKRLVEAAELVHTAEQEWDYARAQFGLSATERFHRQVEEAKAALSRGYDTQKRIQAAVVPQTRMRLAAEMSNDLDAAVSPLRAATAEFTAKRAEHAALPSRIAQARERLAEELSDLERAREELASIATIYPAKTLASLQGNPERAAQLLESARAALETASATVTKDNARAASALDTARRALTMANAQTDAIFSAKTDLDAIRDRLGTAIGSLSADIGELESLESDTVLLAPLVADAQEAIAVGQAALIANDSPLEALDHLRTVQARLRATLEPLREATPASRPTPGEDRS; this comes from the coding sequence GTGCCACGGATTCGACGCCTAGGCATCGCAGCCGTCATGACGGCCGCGATAGCGCTCGGTGGCGCGCCCGCGTTCGCGACCAAGGCCGTGGGAGGCGCAGAGTCTGTCGTTGCTTCCGCCTCCACCCTCCCACACGCAGGATTCTGGCCTGATGCGCACCGCGTCGCGGCTCAGTCCTCCTCCCCCAGCCGGTCCTCGTCGCCCTCCCCCAGCCGATCCTCGTCGTCCGGCTCGACCGAACACGGCCGAGGATTCCTCTGGATGGTGGCCGCGGCATGCATCGGGCTGATCAGCTTGGCCATCAAGGGCACCAAGGACTCGCAGGAGAGCGAGAGCGCCGACCCCGAGCCCGCACCCACCACCGACGATACGGCACGGCGCGCACGCCTCAAGGCGCGCGAGGAACGACTCAGGGCTGCCGAGGAGGCCCACCGCCGCGTGCAGGGTGCGAACAAGCGCCTCGTCGAGGCAGCCGAGCTCGTGCACACCGCCGAGCAGGAGTGGGACTATGCGCGCGCCCAGTTCGGACTGTCCGCGACCGAGCGTTTCCATCGCCAGGTCGAGGAGGCCAAGGCGGCTCTCTCACGCGGGTACGACACCCAGAAGCGCATCCAGGCCGCGGTTGTCCCCCAGACCAGGATGCGTCTCGCCGCCGAGATGTCGAACGACCTGGACGCGGCCGTGTCCCCCCTGCGCGCGGCCACCGCGGAATTCACCGCCAAGCGCGCCGAGCACGCCGCACTTCCTTCTCGGATCGCACAGGCGCGCGAGCGCCTGGCCGAGGAGCTCTCGGACCTTGAGCGTGCCAGGGAGGAGCTGGCGAGCATCGCGACCATTTACCCCGCCAAGACCCTCGCTTCGCTTCAGGGCAACCCGGAGCGTGCCGCGCAGCTGCTCGAATCCGCCCGCGCCGCGCTGGAGACGGCGAGCGCGACGGTCACCAAGGACAACGCCCGCGCCGCCTCGGCCCTGGACACCGCGCGCCGTGCCCTGACCATGGCCAATGCGCAGACGGACGCGATCTTCTCCGCGAAGACCGATCTCGACGCGATCCGGGACCGCCTCGGCACCGCCATCGGTTCCCTCTCCGCTGACATTGGAGAGCTTGAGAGCCTCGAGTCCGACACGGTGCTCCTGGCCCCGCTGGTCGCCGACGCGCAGGAGGCAATCGCCGTCGGCCAGGCCGCCCTCATCGCCAACGACAGCCCGCTCGAGGCGCTCGACCACCTGCGCACCGTGCAGGCCAGGCTCCGCGCCACCCTCGAGCCACTGCGCGAGGCCACCCCGGCCTCGCGCCCAACGCCCGGTGAGGATCGATCATGA
- a CDS encoding TPM domain-containing protein produces the protein MSRIRRFSLVAVLATLLLTLGAPAFATAPVTTSGIVTDPGGWLSDSERALIETAARSARAKGISVDVVIVDNLSGIDGVEWCHKTLNASGTSDGNIIYYIAYDERVDGECVNGGSISQSARNTARTAAESKLSSKPLTSSDAAAGAVAFINTLANRSTTSSSGTSSSGSSASSTSSEGRGGAIIVLILIVGGFIGIGLAVSSSSRRNERAAEQVTRTRTEDAEKKVSQANRQLLAADEQVRSATDELDFARAQFGIAATDQFARTLEAARDSVARCFDTQKQMNDSTNPISRANLATSIMRDLGTSMNPLSAVQASFAKKRSEQATLPNRITETHERLIEQRADLERAKAELVSIAGIYPAQMLASLQDNPEQAAALLTTAGTALEEAQRVAETDRARAESALDTAHRALMMATHQTDAIFSAKSDLDAIHDRLGAAIGSISSDINDVSSLKADPAIFDPLVADARAAISEGQAALLNNGDPLAALEHLRSAESNIDAALAPLRSKRDNDERALSAARSQVSLAESAVMRAQRYVQGRRGAMNMNVRSTLHDAEHSLEAAREALKSDPNEATSQASRARTLADRVMATPLARPDTSWYDEDDDDDYRSSSSGSSLGEQILWSILFSNSGSSHSSSSWGSSSSWGSSRSSWGSSSSSHSSGGGFSGSSGSFGGGGFSGSKGHF, from the coding sequence GTGTCACGAATCCGCCGTTTCAGCCTCGTCGCAGTTCTCGCAACGCTACTGCTCACCCTGGGCGCGCCCGCCTTCGCGACCGCACCGGTCACAACGAGCGGAATCGTCACCGACCCGGGCGGCTGGCTCTCCGACTCCGAGCGCGCGCTCATCGAAACCGCCGCACGCTCCGCGCGCGCGAAGGGCATCTCCGTCGACGTCGTCATCGTCGACAACCTCTCGGGCATCGACGGCGTCGAATGGTGCCACAAGACCCTCAATGCCTCCGGCACCTCGGACGGCAACATCATCTACTACATCGCCTACGACGAGCGCGTGGACGGCGAATGCGTCAACGGCGGCTCCATCTCGCAAAGCGCGCGCAACACCGCGCGCACGGCCGCCGAGTCAAAACTGTCCAGCAAGCCCCTGACCTCTTCCGACGCCGCCGCGGGTGCCGTCGCCTTCATTAATACCCTCGCGAACAGGTCCACCACCTCCTCCAGCGGCACGAGTAGCTCGGGCAGCTCAGCGAGCTCCACCTCCTCCGAGGGTCGGGGCGGCGCCATCATCGTCCTCATTCTCATCGTCGGCGGCTTCATCGGCATCGGGCTCGCCGTGTCCTCCTCCTCGCGTCGCAACGAACGCGCCGCGGAGCAGGTGACCCGCACCAGAACCGAAGACGCCGAGAAGAAGGTCTCGCAGGCCAACCGCCAGCTCCTCGCGGCAGACGAGCAGGTGCGTTCCGCCACCGACGAGCTCGACTTCGCGCGCGCCCAGTTCGGCATCGCCGCGACCGACCAATTCGCCCGCACCCTGGAGGCCGCCCGGGACTCCGTCGCGCGCTGCTTTGACACTCAAAAGCAGATGAATGACTCCACCAACCCGATCTCGCGCGCGAACCTGGCGACGAGCATCATGCGCGACCTGGGGACCTCCATGAACCCCCTGAGCGCCGTCCAGGCCTCCTTCGCGAAGAAGCGCAGCGAGCAGGCGACGCTGCCTAACCGCATCACCGAGACCCACGAACGCCTTATCGAGCAGCGCGCCGATCTGGAGCGCGCGAAGGCGGAGCTGGTGAGCATCGCGGGTATCTACCCCGCGCAGATGCTCGCCTCCCTCCAGGACAACCCCGAGCAGGCCGCCGCCCTGCTGACAACCGCCGGCACCGCCCTGGAGGAGGCCCAGCGGGTGGCCGAGACGGACCGGGCCCGCGCGGAGAGCGCCCTCGACACCGCACACCGCGCCCTCATGATGGCCACGCACCAGACCGACGCGATCTTCTCCGCCAAGTCCGACCTCGACGCGATCCACGACCGCCTCGGTGCCGCCATCGGCTCCATTTCGTCGGATATCAACGACGTGTCGTCCCTGAAGGCGGACCCGGCCATCTTCGACCCGCTCGTCGCCGATGCGCGCGCGGCGATCTCCGAGGGACAGGCCGCCCTCCTCAACAATGGCGACCCGTTGGCGGCCCTCGAACACCTGCGCAGCGCGGAGTCAAACATCGACGCCGCGCTCGCCCCGCTGCGCTCCAAGCGGGACAACGACGAGAGGGCTCTGTCCGCCGCCCGTTCCCAGGTGTCCCTCGCCGAGTCCGCTGTCATGCGCGCCCAGCGCTACGTCCAGGGGCGACGCGGCGCCATGAACATGAACGTCCGCTCCACCCTCCACGACGCCGAGCACTCCCTCGAGGCGGCCCGCGAGGCCCTGAAGAGCGACCCGAACGAAGCGACCTCCCAGGCATCGCGGGCGCGCACCCTCGCCGACCGCGTCATGGCCACGCCCCTGGCCCGACCCGATACGAGCTGGTACGACGAGGACGATGATGACGACTACCGCTCGAGCAGTTCCGGCTCCTCCCTCGGTGAGCAGATCCTGTGGTCGATCCTGTTCTCCAACAGCGGCAGCTCGCACTCGAGCTCCTCGTGGGGGTCCAGCTCGAGTTGGGGCAGCTCCCGCTCGAGTTGGGGCAGCTCCAGCTCCAGCCATTCCTCGGGCGGCGGGTTCTCCGGGAGCTCCGGCAGCTTCGGCGGCGGCGGGTTCTCCGGCTCCAAGGGCCACTTCTAA
- a CDS encoding PspA/IM30 family protein gives MAEKQTILGRIAQLAKANINAILDKAEDPQKMIDQLIRDYTNSIVEAENAIAQTLGNLRMAEKDYEEDVKAAADWGQKAAAASAKADSLRAAGDEAGATKWDDLAKVAIGKQIQFENEVKTEEPALKAQREVAERLKKGLSQMKDKLSELKSRRDQLIAREKTAKAQAQVTDALSSINILDPTSELGRFEDRVRRQEALAQGKVELAASSLDAQFAELETDSSQIEIEARLAALKGKSAE, from the coding sequence ATGGCTGAGAAGCAGACGATCCTGGGCCGTATCGCCCAGCTCGCGAAGGCCAACATCAACGCGATCCTCGACAAGGCCGAGGACCCGCAGAAGATGATCGACCAGCTGATCCGCGACTACACCAACTCCATCGTCGAGGCCGAGAACGCGATCGCCCAGACCCTGGGCAACCTGCGCATGGCCGAGAAGGACTACGAGGAGGACGTCAAGGCCGCAGCCGACTGGGGTCAGAAGGCCGCCGCCGCCTCCGCCAAGGCCGACTCCCTGCGCGCCGCCGGTGACGAGGCCGGAGCCACCAAGTGGGATGACCTGGCCAAGGTCGCCATCGGCAAGCAGATCCAGTTCGAGAACGAGGTCAAGACCGAGGAGCCCGCCCTTAAGGCTCAGCGTGAGGTCGCCGAGCGCCTGAAGAAGGGCCTGTCGCAGATGAAGGACAAGCTCTCCGAGCTCAAGTCCCGCCGCGACCAGCTCATCGCCCGCGAGAAGACCGCAAAGGCGCAGGCTCAGGTCACCGACGCCCTCTCCTCCATCAACATCCTGGATCCCACGAGCGAGCTCGGCCGCTTCGAGGATCGCGTGCGTCGCCAGGAGGCCCTGGCTCAGGGCAAGGTCGAGCTGGCCGCCTCCAGCCTCGACGCCCAGTTCGCGGAGCTCGAGACCGACTCCTCGCAGATCGAGATCGAGGCCCGCCTGGCTGCCCTCAAGGGCAAGTCGGCGGAGTGA
- a CDS encoding TPM domain-containing protein encodes MPRIRRLGIAAVMTAAIALGGTPAFATEALTPSGYVTDVDGFLSDEERTTIETRAESFSSKYSTVITIVIVPTFSDQTPSEWCQATLTKVQDNDNVLLYAVDYEEGIDTYCFGQELTQWMRNDSIVKRYVDSALSEAHRTYTSTPLTSKEAAAGPKTLINSLRSSFDTYKRIRSEYDASSQNLKDEARKEEIKSFFAFLIVGLLLVFGIFFGHWKKLREQEEHDAEIESAAWRIQHRREERDDKAAQHAADKLVQQANDRLAAADLEVRDAVKEWDYARAQFGIAATEQFRNRIKGAKEALSRGDALQQKCRITSNPETRKTLATQIISDLDTHMGLLSDAQAPFSTKRSELTSLPTRLAEARERLAEELAAVERSRDELATIAGIYPGTILASLEDNPDKAASLLASARSAIESAQAIIDTDTELATSAVDTAERALLMAHHEMNAIFTAKLDLDNIEERLGAAIASLSSDIEEADLLQTDPTLLAPLITDARAAITRAQEALIHNDNPLDALEHARAVETKLDATLDPLRTAEHQSGGTRSP; translated from the coding sequence GTGCCACGGATTCGACGCCTAGGCATCGCGGCCGTCATGACGGCCGCGATAGCGCTCGGTGGCACGCCCGCGTTCGCGACCGAGGCGCTCACGCCAAGCGGATACGTCACTGATGTGGACGGCTTCCTCAGCGACGAAGAACGCACAACGATCGAGACTCGTGCAGAGTCCTTCTCCTCCAAGTATTCCACTGTTATCACCATCGTCATCGTCCCCACCTTTTCCGACCAGACACCATCCGAATGGTGCCAGGCCACCCTCACCAAGGTGCAGGACAACGACAATGTCCTTCTCTACGCCGTCGACTACGAGGAGGGAATAGACACATACTGCTTTGGCCAGGAGCTTACTCAGTGGATGCGCAACGATTCCATCGTCAAAAGGTACGTGGACAGCGCACTATCGGAAGCCCATCGGACATACACATCGACTCCGTTGACCTCCAAAGAGGCAGCGGCGGGCCCCAAGACCTTAATCAACAGTCTGCGCAGCTCCTTTGACACATACAAGCGCATTCGTTCCGAATACGACGCAAGCAGCCAGAACCTGAAGGATGAAGCCAGAAAGGAAGAAATCAAGAGCTTTTTTGCGTTCCTCATCGTGGGCTTACTTCTCGTCTTCGGCATTTTTTTTGGCCACTGGAAAAAGCTGCGGGAGCAAGAAGAACACGACGCAGAAATCGAATCCGCTGCATGGCGAATCCAACACCGCAGGGAAGAACGCGACGACAAGGCCGCTCAGCACGCTGCGGACAAGCTGGTCCAGCAGGCGAATGACCGACTGGCCGCAGCCGATCTGGAAGTGCGCGATGCCGTGAAGGAATGGGACTACGCCCGCGCACAGTTCGGCATCGCCGCGACTGAACAGTTCCGCAACCGGATTAAGGGAGCGAAGGAAGCCCTGTCTCGCGGGGACGCCCTCCAGCAGAAGTGCCGCATAACCTCGAACCCTGAGACTAGGAAGACCCTGGCGACCCAAATCATCAGTGATCTCGACACGCACATGGGTTTGTTGAGCGACGCGCAGGCCCCTTTCAGCACGAAGCGTTCCGAGCTCACCTCACTGCCGACCCGCCTGGCAGAGGCGCGTGAACGCCTGGCAGAAGAACTGGCGGCCGTGGAACGTTCCAGGGACGAGTTGGCGACAATCGCCGGAATCTACCCCGGCACGATACTAGCCTCGCTCGAAGACAACCCCGACAAGGCAGCATCTTTGCTCGCCTCGGCGCGCAGCGCCATTGAGTCTGCCCAGGCAATCATCGACACGGACACCGAGCTCGCCACCTCTGCTGTCGACACCGCCGAGCGTGCACTCCTCATGGCGCACCATGAGATGAACGCTATCTTCACGGCAAAATTAGACCTGGACAACATCGAGGAGCGGCTCGGCGCCGCTATCGCGTCCCTTTCCTCGGACATCGAGGAAGCCGACCTCCTGCAAACTGATCCGACACTACTTGCTCCTCTCATCACCGATGCCCGTGCGGCGATCACACGGGCTCAGGAAGCCCTTATCCACAACGACAATCCGCTCGACGCTCTCGAGCATGCTCGCGCCGTCGAGACCAAGCTGGACGCTACGCTTGACCCGCTTCGTACGGCCGAGCACCAATCCGGAGGAACACGCTCACCATAA
- a CDS encoding NYN domain-containing protein, which yields MESSNNQTTYLVVDGENIDATLGLSVLDRRPNPEERPRWDRVLECAHGRWGQRAKGLFFLNGSSGFLPMGFVQALTAMDYSVIPLSGPADMKVVDVGLQRTMDAIAQIGTGDVILASHDADFLPQIETLLDQGRRVAVMCFKEFLSSQLHELEERGLEIIDLEYDVHAFQVRLPRLHIIDIDDFDPMSFL from the coding sequence ATGGAAAGCTCTAATAATCAAACGACATACCTCGTCGTCGACGGTGAGAATATCGACGCCACGCTCGGCCTGTCGGTCCTGGATCGGCGCCCCAACCCCGAGGAACGCCCCCGATGGGATCGCGTCCTGGAGTGCGCGCACGGTCGCTGGGGCCAGCGCGCCAAGGGCCTGTTCTTCCTCAACGGCTCCTCGGGCTTCCTGCCCATGGGATTCGTCCAGGCCCTGACGGCGATGGACTACTCGGTGATCCCCCTGTCGGGTCCCGCCGACATGAAGGTCGTCGACGTCGGCCTGCAGCGCACGATGGACGCGATCGCGCAGATCGGCACGGGCGACGTCATCCTGGCCAGCCACGACGCCGACTTCCTGCCCCAGATCGAGACGCTCCTGGACCAGGGCCGCCGCGTCGCGGTCATGTGCTTCAAGGAGTTCCTCTCCTCCCAGCTCCACGAGCTGGAGGAACGCGGCCTGGAGATCATCGACCTCGAATACGACGTGCACGCATTCCAGGTGCGCCTGCCCAGGCTCCACATCATCGACATCGACGACTTCGACCCGATGTCCTTCCTGTGA
- a CDS encoding cold-shock protein translates to MPTGKVRFFDADRGFGFITGDDGADVFLHSSALPSDAPSPRVGARVEYSVADGRKGPQALSVRFLKETASVARAKRRKPQAMVPVVEDLIKLLDASSATLRRGSYPDNATKIAKVLRAVAEEFDA, encoded by the coding sequence ATGCCCACCGGTAAAGTGAGGTTCTTCGACGCTGATCGCGGTTTCGGCTTCATTACGGGAGACGACGGGGCGGATGTCTTCCTCCACTCGTCCGCGCTGCCGTCCGACGCGCCGAGCCCCAGGGTGGGAGCTCGCGTGGAGTATTCGGTGGCCGACGGGCGCAAGGGACCGCAGGCCCTGAGCGTGCGCTTCCTGAAAGAGACAGCTTCCGTTGCCCGAGCCAAGCGTCGCAAGCCGCAGGCGATGGTGCCGGTCGTTGAGGACCTCATCAAGCTCCTCGACGCCTCGAGCGCTACCCTGCGCCGCGGCTCCTACCCGGACAACGCGACCAAGATCGCGAAGGTGCTGCGCGCCGTCGCAGAGGAATTCGATGCCTAA
- a CDS encoding TPM domain-containing protein, with amino-acid sequence MALIRRLGIAAVMMAAVMLGGSPAFATEPLTTSGYVSDPDGFLSAEQRGMIETSAQSFYSAYSMYIDVAIVPTFSDQEPSTWCRATLMQSRTADKGILYVLAYEDGTDTYCTDANLGQKAASDPMTKMMLDDALGFARRKHTSTPLTPDEAAAGARAFIDDVRSTTDLHARIAAKSRERQQAAEEERKREAERSLGGHITLGVVVVIAAVISIWAAVREDNGHDDSSVDSGASVPIVDPVRREALRAADAANRRLSEAAEQIRAAEEDWNFARAQFGTAAAEEYGRRLEAAKEAVARGRDTYTQMCHTADSLAKKRLAATITKDLDEVLPPLDKTRAEFTARRRERSTLPAQLSEARERLVEELDDLERSKEELSSIAGLYPDSMLASLQDNPQRAAAFLESARSALDTASAHIEADPTRAASALDTAQRALTMANAQTDAIFSAKTDLDAIRDRLGAAIGALSGDIAEVDGLEADTAFLAPLVADAQEAIALGQRALVNDEDPLGALETLRDVELRLEAVLAPLRTQEAAALKAHESAQRHIRDADATLAWARKSLRNRQGSALFDANKLLREAEQAIGEARVALDKDPLQARAAASRATVLTNRALATPGRQ; translated from the coding sequence GTGGCACTGATCCGACGCCTGGGCATCGCCGCCGTCATGATGGCAGCGGTGATGCTCGGTGGCTCGCCCGCCTTCGCAACCGAGCCGCTCACGACGAGCGGATACGTCAGCGATCCCGACGGCTTCCTCAGCGCGGAGCAACGGGGAATGATCGAGACGTCAGCTCAGTCTTTCTATTCCGCGTACTCCATGTACATCGACGTTGCAATCGTCCCCACTTTCTCCGACCAGGAACCATCGACGTGGTGCCGGGCCACCCTGATGCAATCGCGCACAGCAGATAAGGGCATCCTCTACGTCCTGGCCTACGAGGACGGCACCGACACCTACTGCACGGATGCGAACCTGGGGCAGAAGGCGGCGTCGGACCCGATGACCAAGATGATGCTGGACGACGCGCTCGGTTTCGCCCGCCGCAAGCACACATCCACCCCCCTCACTCCCGACGAGGCGGCGGCGGGCGCTCGCGCGTTCATCGACGACGTGCGCTCCACGACCGACTTACACGCACGCATTGCTGCCAAGAGTCGCGAGAGGCAGCAAGCGGCAGAAGAAGAACGGAAGAGGGAGGCAGAAAGGAGCCTCGGCGGTCATATCACCTTGGGCGTCGTTGTGGTGATTGCAGCCGTCATCAGCATATGGGCCGCGGTGCGAGAAGACAACGGTCACGACGATTCCAGCGTCGATTCCGGGGCGTCCGTTCCGATCGTGGACCCCGTGAGGCGTGAGGCCCTGAGGGCCGCCGATGCGGCGAATCGGCGCCTGTCGGAAGCCGCGGAACAGATCCGCGCCGCCGAGGAGGACTGGAACTTCGCCCGCGCACAGTTCGGCACCGCCGCAGCCGAAGAGTACGGTCGTCGCCTTGAGGCGGCCAAGGAGGCCGTCGCGCGCGGACGCGACACCTACACACAGATGTGCCACACCGCCGACTCCCTGGCTAAGAAACGCCTGGCGGCGACAATCACGAAGGATCTGGACGAGGTCCTCCCTCCCCTGGACAAGACGCGCGCGGAGTTTACGGCACGGCGAAGGGAGCGCTCCACGCTGCCCGCGCAGCTTAGTGAGGCTCGTGAGCGTCTGGTCGAGGAACTCGACGATCTGGAACGCTCGAAGGAAGAGCTCTCCAGCATCGCGGGTCTCTACCCCGATTCCATGCTTGCTTCCCTCCAGGACAATCCACAGCGCGCGGCGGCGTTCCTGGAGTCCGCTCGCTCGGCATTGGACACGGCGAGCGCGCATATCGAGGCGGACCCGACGCGTGCCGCCTCGGCGCTGGACACCGCGCAGCGTGCTCTGACGATGGCGAATGCGCAGACGGACGCGATCTTCTCGGCGAAGACCGATCTCGACGCGATCCGGGATCGTCTCGGCGCCGCCATCGGGGCCCTGTCCGGCGACATCGCCGAGGTTGACGGCCTCGAGGCCGACACGGCGTTCCTGGCCCCGCTGGTCGCCGACGCGCAGGAGGCGATAGCGCTCGGCCAGCGCGCCCTGGTCAACGACGAGGACCCCCTCGGCGCGCTCGAGACCCTTCGCGACGTGGAGCTTCGCCTGGAGGCGGTGCTCGCTCCCCTTCGAACGCAAGAAGCGGCGGCGCTCAAGGCGCACGAGAGCGCTCAGCGTCACATTCGTGACGCCGATGCGACCCTCGCGTGGGCGCGCAAGTCCTTGAGGAACCGCCAAGGCTCCGCCCTGTTTGACGCGAACAAGCTCCTGCGCGAAGCGGAACAGGCGATTGGCGAGGCTCGCGTAGCCCTCGACAAGGACCCTCTACAGGCGCGTGCGGCGGCCTCGAGGGCCACCGTCCTGACCAACCGCGCGCTCGCGACACCGGGGCGCCAGTAG